The following proteins are co-located in the Gordonia polyisoprenivorans genome:
- a CDS encoding M3 family metallopeptidase yields the protein MMTAGGPSMNPVLAVGDLPHGLPDFASISDEDFLPAFTEAMGTHLDEVAAIADNPQPPTFANTVEALELSGRDLARAAGVFFNLVGPDTNPRRNEISQELSTRLTDHANTIAMNPALFARISELHGRADELGLTEPQRRLLDKSYRDAVRAGAGLDASGQAQMREISSRLAFLTTTFSQKILDDTNASALLVDDVAELDGLGAGQIASARRAAAEAGHESGYLISLELPTSQSVLTELSDAQTRRRVFDASISRCARDNDFDTRVLLREIVVLRARRAQLLGYRDHADYVMAEQTAPDAAAVEQLLTELIGSATAAGEREIAALTEYARSTDPAVRIGAADLTYWLARQRRSRSEVDLDAFADYCELDTVITRGVFYAAGVLYGLSFTERPDLRAYHPDVRIWEVFDESGGSIGLFLGDFFARPSKRGGAWMNNIVDQSSLLATQPVIVNVLNIPKPDAGQPALLSVDQLTTLFHEFGHALHGLLSAVAYPSQSGTSVPRDFVEFPSQVNEMWALHPDVLAHYARHHETGEPIPAELADAARANAGADTAHGTIEYLAASALDLAWHRLSVADAEAVTDVEAFETDALRAAGIGTDLIPPRYRSAYFNHIFGGGYSAGYYSYIWSEVLDAETERWFLAEGGLRRENGTRFAASTLSRGNSVDPLVSHEKLIGHKPEIGPLMRRRGLVTEDA from the coding sequence ATGATGACCGCCGGTGGACCGAGTATGAATCCCGTTCTCGCAGTGGGTGATCTACCGCACGGACTGCCGGACTTCGCGTCGATCTCCGACGAGGATTTCTTGCCCGCCTTCACCGAGGCCATGGGCACCCACCTCGACGAGGTCGCCGCGATCGCCGACAACCCGCAACCGCCGACCTTCGCCAACACCGTTGAGGCGCTCGAGTTGTCGGGCCGCGATCTGGCCCGTGCGGCGGGCGTCTTCTTCAACCTCGTCGGCCCTGACACCAATCCGCGGCGCAACGAGATCTCCCAGGAGTTGTCCACGCGGCTGACCGATCACGCGAACACCATCGCGATGAACCCGGCGCTGTTCGCCCGGATCTCGGAGCTGCACGGTCGCGCCGACGAGCTCGGGCTCACCGAGCCGCAACGCCGCCTCCTCGACAAGAGCTACCGCGATGCCGTGCGCGCGGGTGCGGGCCTCGATGCGTCCGGGCAGGCCCAGATGCGTGAGATCTCTTCGCGCCTGGCGTTTCTGACGACCACGTTCTCGCAGAAGATCCTCGATGACACCAACGCCTCGGCGCTGCTCGTCGACGATGTCGCCGAGCTCGACGGACTCGGTGCCGGCCAGATCGCCTCGGCGCGGCGTGCCGCGGCCGAGGCCGGTCACGAGTCCGGCTACCTGATCAGCCTGGAACTGCCCACGAGTCAGTCGGTGCTGACCGAACTGTCCGACGCGCAGACCCGCCGGCGGGTCTTCGACGCCTCGATCTCCCGCTGCGCGCGCGACAACGATTTCGACACACGGGTGTTGCTGCGCGAGATCGTCGTGCTGCGGGCCCGGCGCGCACAACTGCTCGGCTATCGCGATCACGCCGACTACGTGATGGCCGAGCAGACCGCGCCCGATGCCGCAGCCGTGGAGCAGTTGCTGACCGAGTTGATCGGCTCGGCGACGGCTGCGGGCGAGCGGGAGATCGCCGCGCTGACCGAGTACGCACGCAGCACCGACCCGGCCGTCCGGATCGGTGCCGCAGATCTCACCTATTGGCTTGCGCGGCAACGTCGTTCACGATCCGAGGTGGACCTCGACGCGTTCGCCGACTATTGCGAACTCGACACCGTGATCACGCGCGGCGTGTTCTATGCGGCCGGCGTCCTCTACGGATTGAGCTTCACCGAGCGCCCGGATCTGCGCGCCTACCACCCCGATGTGCGCATCTGGGAGGTCTTCGACGAGTCCGGCGGCAGCATCGGGCTGTTCCTGGGCGACTTTTTCGCGCGGCCGTCCAAGCGGGGCGGGGCGTGGATGAACAACATCGTCGATCAGTCGTCTCTGCTCGCGACCCAACCGGTCATCGTCAATGTGCTGAACATCCCCAAACCCGATGCGGGACAACCCGCTCTGCTGAGCGTCGATCAGCTGACCACGCTGTTCCACGAGTTCGGCCACGCCCTGCACGGCCTGCTCTCGGCCGTCGCATACCCGTCGCAGTCGGGGACGTCGGTGCCGCGGGACTTCGTCGAATTCCCCTCACAGGTCAACGAGATGTGGGCGCTGCACCCCGACGTCCTCGCCCACTATGCGCGCCACCACGAGACGGGGGAGCCGATCCCCGCCGAACTCGCCGACGCCGCACGGGCCAACGCCGGCGCCGACACCGCCCACGGCACCATCGAGTATCTCGCCGCATCGGCGCTCGATCTGGCCTGGCACCGACTGTCGGTCGCCGACGCCGAGGCGGTCACCGACGTCGAGGCATTCGAGACCGATGCATTGCGTGCGGCGGGTATCGGAACCGACCTGATCCCACCCCGCTACCGCAGCGCCTACTTCAATCACATCTTCGGCGGTGGTTACTCGGCCGGCTATTACTCCTACATCTGGTCGGAGGTGCTCGACGCCGAGACCGAACGCTGGTTCCTCGCCGAGGGTGGTTTACGTCGGGAGAACGGCACCCGCTTTGCCGCGTCGACGCTGTCTCGCGGCAACAGTGTGGATCCGCTTGTGTCGCATGAGAAGTTGATCGGGCACAAGCCCGAGATCGGGCCGCTGATGCGACGGCGCGGGTTGGTCACCGAGGACGCGTGA